From one Helicoverpa zea isolate HzStark_Cry1AcR chromosome 10, ilHelZeax1.1, whole genome shotgun sequence genomic stretch:
- the LOC124633672 gene encoding LOW QUALITY PROTEIN: partner of bursicon (The sequence of the model RefSeq protein was modified relative to this genomic sequence to represent the inferred CDS: inserted 1 base in 1 codon): MYSIFGYGVSFIPXKKHLIMYSAMYKILSIYAIQLLFTLVLNCAAEEPCETIPTEIHVTKEEYDDMGRLVRSCSGEVSVNKCEGMCNSQVRPSISAPTGFSKDCFCCRENFLRERLVTLTHCYDPDGVRLEEEDSAIMEVRLREPDDCKCYKCGDYSR, from the exons ATGTATTCCATCTTCGGATACGGCGTAAGCTTCATAc agaaaaaacatttaattatgtattctGCCATGTataaaattctttcaatttACGCAATTCAGCTATTATTCACCCTCGTACTAAATTGTGCTGCAGAAGAACCGTGTGAAACCATTCCTACTGAAATACATGTCACTAAAG AAGAATATGACGATATGGGCAGACTAGTTAGATCATGCAGTGGAGAAGTTAGTGTAAACAAATGCGAAGGGATGTGCAATAGTCAAGTGCGGCCATCAATCTCCGCTCCAACGGGATTTTCGAAG GATTGCTTCTGTTGCCGAGAAAACTTCTTGCGTGAACGCTTGGTAACTCTCACTCACTGCTACGATCCTGATGGCGTCAGGCTTGAAGAAGAAGATTCAGCTATCATGGAAGTGCGACTTCGTGAGCCAGATGATTGCAAATGTTACAAATGTGGAGACTACAGCCGTTAA
- the LOC124633671 gene encoding bursicon, protein MARFEFITLSLVFMSAFQLQDKPVQAQQSVEVQLPPGQECQMTPVIHILKHPGCIPKAIPSFACIGKCSSYVQVSGSKIWQMERTCNCCQESGEREATVVLVCPKAKSEDRKIRKITTKAPLECMCRPCGSIDESSIIPQEVAGYADEGPLYHHFRKSL, encoded by the exons ATGGCTCGATTTGAGTTTATAACTTTAAGCTTAGTATTTATGTCTGCGTTCCAGTTGCAAGATAAACCAGTACAAGCCCAGCAATCAGTTGAAGTACAACTGCCTCCCG GTCAAGAATGTCAGATGACACCGGTCATACATATTCTTAAACATCCAGGATGCATTCCCAAAGCGATACCTTCATTCGCATGTATTGGCAAGTGTTCTAGCTATGTCCAG GTCTCTGGTAGCAAAATATGGCAAATGGAACGCACGTGCAATTGCTGCCAAGAATCTGGTGAAAGAGAAGCTACAGTAGTTTTGGTTTGTCCTAAAGCGAAAAGCGAAGATAGGAAGATACGAAAG ATCACCACCAAAGCTCCTCTTGAATGTATGTGTCGTCCTTGTGGGAGCATAGATGAAAGTTCGATCATTCCCCAAGAAGTTGCTGGATATGCTGACGAAGGACCTTTGTACCATCACTTCAGAAAGTCTCTCTAA